The following is a genomic window from Chryseobacterium ginsenosidimutans.
AGATGATTAATGTTTATAATTTCATACAATAACTCTTATTACATACCATTCAAATCAGTTTTACATTTTGTAAGGCTGATTTTTTTTGACTTGATTTCAAAATGGTATCATTAAAATTTTGTTAATTTGAACAATTATTAAAACTGAACAAAAATGCAGATCCAAGCGGTTTCCATAGAAGATTATATCTCAAAAATTCCTGAAGAACGTCAGAATGTATTCAAAAAAATGTTTGATGCTATTAATGATAATTTACCGAAAGGTTTTTCCAAAAATATCAGCTACGGAATGGTTGGTTGGGGAGTTCCGTTGGAAACTTATCCCACAGGTTATCATTGTACACCCGGAACGCCTTTACCTTTTATCAGTATTGCTTCTCAAAAGAATTTTATTGCCGTTTATCATATGGGAATGTATGCGAGTCCCGAATTACTGAACTGGTTTGTTGAAGAATTTCCAAAGCATTCAAAAAGAAAACTGGATATGGGAAAATCGTGTATCCGTTTCAAAAAAATGGATGAAATTCCATTGGAATTATTGGCTGAACTGAGTAAAAAAATGACTGTTGAAGACTGGATAACTATTTATGAATCAAATTTTAAAAAATAATCTTTTCCTGAAAACTTTTGCGGCCATTTTTCTTATAAATTTACTATTTAGCTGTAAAAATTCGCAGGTTTCAGGATTAAGAAACGGAGATTTGCTTTTCGTTACAGCAAAAGAAACGGGACTTTCGGGAGCCATTAATAATGTTACCCAAAAACAGAAAAATGCTTCTTTTGATCATATCGGAATTTTAGAAAAAACAAAAAACGGAACTTTTATCTTGCATGCTGCTCCAAAAGGCGGTTCACAAAAGCAAGATGTAAAGTACTTTCTGAAAGATCATGCAAATGACGGACAAAGGGTGATTGTTTATCGGTTAAAATCCCAATACCAGAAATCAATACCGGAAGCCATTGCAAAAGCAGAATCTATGTTGGGGAAACCTTACAACTTTAATTATATCTTGGATGAAAATTCATATTACTGTTCAGATTTTATTGAAAGGGCTTTTAGAAAAGATCATATTTTTAAGCTTGAACCGATGACTTTCGTCGATCCGAAAACAGGAAAAACAAATACTTTTTGGGAAGAATTTTATCAAAAGAAAAATCTTAAAGTTCCTGAAGGCGAATTAGGTTGTAATCCAAACGGATTGGCTGCTTCCGAAAAACTGGAAAGAATAAAAGAAGTAAACTGAAAAGTAATTGTATCAAATCAATAAGAGTGGGACTTTGGTTCCACTTTTTATTAATGTTAATTGGTTTTATTGAAAAATCATGATTTTCAGAAAAAGATTAAGTTAAAATCGAAAAATATTATCCTACTAATTTGGTAGACTAATATTTTTTTATATTTTTGTCAAAGATTTAACGCAAAAAGCAATGAATATTAGTATTTAACCAAAAAATGTTTTGTTATGATTACACCAAATCCAAACCTGCAGGTTTTACAAAACAACTTAAACCTGCCAAAAAAAGAACTGATACTGGAAATAGAATTAAATGGAAAAATGAAATTCGAACATTTGATGAATACCATTTATAATCAGTTCGGGATTTGTCACAAGGTGTTGTCGGCAAACGTTGAATACGTGAACGGGCGTAGTTTTGGCTCGGTGCAATTGCATATTACAGTAACTTCAGAAGATTATCAGGAGCTTGAGTTCTATCTAAATAAAAATAAACTCTTGAATACCACTGTGGAGTACGTCTGCAGGAAGTATTTTTAGGGGAGATTCATATAGTTTTAATTACGAAAGTGTTCAGTTTACTGAGCGCTTTTTTATTGTAAATTATCAATAAAAAGGTTTATTTTTAAACTAAATTAAAAATCAAAAATCTATGATCACTCTAATTATCGTAATAGCCTTAGTTGTACTATTTCTTTTGTACGGAGTTTCCATTTACAACCGTCTTGTAAAATTGAAAAATCTCGTTCAGGAAGCTTGGAGCAGTATTGACGTAATGCTTAAAAAACGCCACGACCTTATCCCGAATTTGGTAGAAACGGTAAAAGGCTATGCAACACACGAAAGAGAAACGCTCGACAGTGTAACAAGAGCCAGAAATCAGGCTGTAAGCGCTAATTCGGTGGAATCAAAAGAAGCTGCTGAGAAAAATCTTAATCAGGCAATGATGAATTTATTTGCCGTAGCCGAACAATATCCTGATCTGAAAGCGAATACCAATTTCCAGCAATTACAGTCCGAACTGACTTCTATAGAAAACGATATCGAAAAATCAAGAAGATATTACAATGGAACCGTTCGTGAAAATAATACATTGGTAGAGTCCTTTCCTAGTAATATTATCGCTAATATGTACAAATTTGAGAAATCGCCTTTCTTCGAATTGGATAATATTGCCGAAAGAGAAGTTCCAACTGTAAAATTTTAAGGAAATGAAAAGATTTTTATTGCTTTTTTATTTACTGTTTTTTACGCTGGCTTTTTCACAGGAAAATGACAGTATACAAGATAATAAAGCGGGAATTGAACGAATTACATCTTTTCATTCCGATATTAACGTTGATAAGAAATCTGCGTTGACGATTACGGAAAATATCAATGTTCACAGTCTCGGAATCAACATCAAAAGAGGAATTTATCGTGCACTTCCGTTATCGAGAAATTTAAACAACAAAACTCAGAAAGTAAAATATGATATTATCTCCATAAAAAGAGGCGGCGTTGAGGAAGATTATCATGAAGAAACTGAGGACGGTTATCTGAAAATATATGTCGGAAATAAAGATGTCATTTTAAGTCCCGGTGACTACAAATATGAAATCAAATATAAAACGGAAAACCAAATCGGATTCTTCAATACATATGACGAAATCTATTGGAACGTCAATGGAACGGTTTGGGATTTTGCAATCGATACTGTTTCGGCAAAGGTTACGCTTCCTGAAGGCGCAAAGATTCTTCAGAATTCATGTTATACAGGTTCTTATGGAAATGATTCTCAAGATTGCAGCTCTAAAGTCTTGTCGGATAATTCGATGGAATGGTCTGCAAGCAATTTGGGACCGAATGAAGGATTAACCATTGCGGTAGGATTTCAAAAAGGAATCATGATTCCACCACCACCACCGACTTTTATAGAAAAATTTGGAATTTTAATTGGTGGATTGATCATCTTTTTAAGTTTGATTTTCTATTACTATTCAACATGGAGAAAATATGGTGTTGATCCGCAAAAACCAACAGTTTATCCACAATTCAATGTTCCAGAGAATCTTTCGCCGGCTTCAATGGGATATTTGGAAAATGAAAGTTTTAAAAATAAATTTCTAACGGCAGCGATCGTCAATCTTGCTGTAAAAGGCTATATAAAAATAATTGAAGGCGAAGATTCCGGAATTTTAGGTTTTTTCAATACAAAAACATTTACGTTAAATAAATTGAAAGATCCGGATGAGTCGTTACCAAAAGAAGAAATTAATTTGATGAATACGCTTTTTACTGGTAATGACACCATAAAATTTGACGGAAAGTATAACTCAAAAATTGAGACTGTAGTCAACAGTTTTAGAGGAACGCTGCAATTTCAGCATGATAAATTTTTAAATGAAGGAAATAATTATAAAAAAGTTATTTTCCCAATTTTGATTATGACGGTTGTATATATTTTAGGTTTATTTATAAGCTATAAAATAGATCCGGAACCGGAAAAAGTGATGGGCGGAATTGCTATTTATGTCATTTCTTTAGTATTATTTTTTGTCGTATCATTTTTGTCAAACCGAGTTTCATGGAAATTTTTAATTCCTGTTCCAATTTTTGTTATCATTGCATTGGTCGTATTTATTAAGGTTGTAAATAGCGGAACTGAACTCATTAATTTTAATGTTTGTTACTTCTTTATCGTTTTAGGATTTACTTCTTTGATGATTTATCAATATCTGATCAAAAGACCGTCAGAAGAAAAATTAAGAAAGAAATCTTTAATTGAAGGTTTTAAAATGTACATGGGTGCTGCCGAAAACGAACAGTTGAAATTTCACAATCCTCCTCAGATGACACCACAGGTTTTCGAAACGTTATTGCCTTTTGCAATGGTTTTGGGAGTTGATCAGATCTGGGGAGAAAAATTTGATACCATGGTGAAAAACATGGCAAACGGAACAGAATATGTTCACGCCTGGTACATCGGAAGCTCTATCAATCATTTAAGCTTTGGAAATACGCTGAATTCAAGTCTTACCAATTCCATAAAATCTGCATCTACACAACCGTCAAGCTCAAGCAGCGGTTCCGGTGGTGGTGGATTCTCTGGCGGAGGTGGCGGAGGAGGCGGAGGCGGAGGCTGGTAATCCGGACTTCTCTAAAAATAAAAAGCGTTCAATATTTTGAACGCTTTTGTTATATAATGAAGGTTAAAACTAATGTCTACCTTCAATTTCTAATTAAATTCTTTCAATATCGGCTCCGATTGCTTTCAATCTTCCATCGATATTTTCATAACCTCTGTCGATTTGTTCGATATTGTGGATGATAGATTTTCCTTCTGCAGAAAGTGCTGCAATAAGAAGGGCATTTCCAGCTCTGATGTCCGGAGAAACCATTGTTGTTCCTCTTAACGGAGCTTCTTGGTTAAGACCGATTACCGTTGCTCTGTGCGGATCACAAAGGATGATCTGAGCACCCATATCAATCAGTTTATCCACGAAGAATAATCTTGATTCGAACATTTTTTGATGAACTAAGAGACTTCCTTTAGCCTGAGTTGCCACCACTAAAATAATGGATAACAAATCCGGAGTGAATCCTGGCCATGGTGCATCAGAAATCGTAAGAATAGAACCATCAATAAATTTCTGGATTTTATAATTTTCCTGAGCCGGAATAAAAATATCGTCATTGCTTTGCTCAAGCTGAATCCCTAGTTTTCTGAAAGTATTCGGAATAACTCCAAGCTGATTCCAGTTTACATTTTTAATAGTAATTTCAGATTTTGTCATGGCTGCAAGACCGATCCAAGATCCGATTTCTACCATATCCGGAAGCATTGTGTGTTCAGTTCCATGAAGATGCGGAACACCTTCAATAGTTAATAAATTTGAACCGATTCCCGAGATATTTGCTCCCATTCTGTTCAGCATCTTACAAAGTTGCTGAAGGTATGGTTCGCAAGCTGCATTATAAATTCTTGTTTTTCCTTTTGCTAAAGCCGCGGCCATTACAATATTTGCCGTTCCTGTTACGGAAGCTTCTTCCAGCAAAATAAATTTACCGTTAAGTTCTTTAGCCTTTAATGAATAAAAGAATTCTTCTTCATCGTAATGAAATTCTGCGCCAAGCTCTACAAGCCCCTGAAAATGGGTGTCCAATCTTCTTCTTCCGATTTTATCGCCTCCCGGAGTCGGCATGTAAGCTTCACCGTATCGTGCCAGCATCGGACCCATCAACATGATCGAACCTCTTAACTTGGCACCGTCTTTTTTGAATTCGTTGGATTTTATATAATCAAAATTAACTTTATCAGCCTTGAAAGTATAATCTCCGTGTCCGTTTTTAGTAACCTTTACTCCGAAATCTCCCAAAATTTCAATTAATCGGTTAACATCGTGGATGTCAGGAATGTTTTTAATCCTTACTTCCTCGTCAGTTAACAAAACAGCACAAAGAATCTGTAGAGCCTCATTTTTAGCTCCTTGTGGAGTGATTTCACCATGCAATCTTTTTCCTCCTCTTATTTGAAATGTTCCACTCATGTCTACTTTCTTTTATTATGATTATTGTTGTTGCTATTGTTGCTGTGTCTTCTTTTATTATTTTGGTTGTTTCGGTTGTTATTTTGGTTGTTTCTGTTATTATTTCGGTTGTTATTATTGGTTGTGTAGTAGATTTTACTTTTCTCAAGAGAATCAATTCCCGTAAGATCCAATCTGTTTTCCGAAAGCTCTTTCAAATGACGGAAAATTACATCATCTGTTACGTGTTCCTTATTATATACGTTATAAGATTTCTTCATATTGTTGGCAATTACCTCGATAAGAGCTTCTTTTTCGTCGCCTTCATTCAGTTCTATTGCTTTTTCTATTAGCTGAAGAATACTTTTTCCATAAAATTTGAAATCACCCTGAAGTTTGGGATATTCCATTCTTTTAGGCTTTTCTGCCAATTCTTCTCTTGTAGGAAACGGATACGGTGAATCTACATCCAGATCATAATTAGCCAGAATAAAAAGATGATCCCAAAGTTTATGCTTGTAATTTTCTTCGTCGCGAAGCTGCGGGTTTCTTTGACCCATAAAATCAATGATGCCCAGTGCCATTTCGCTTCTTTCTTCTTTTGTGGAAAGCTCTTTGCAACGTTCAACCAACTGTTGGATAATTCTGCCATATTCAGGCAAAAGGAGCTGCGTTTTTTGGGTATTATATTCCATAGTCTGCAAATATATGGATTAATGGAAAAATTGTACCGAAAATCTTAAAAGTTTATGATTTTTTAATAAAACTGAAAATAAAGTTTTTTAAGGGTTTATTGTTGAAAAAATAAAATTATTATATGCTGATATAATTTATTTCAAGAAAATTGTAATTTAGTTAATAGTTTAATAATTAAAACTTTCGATATGAAAAAAACACATTTCTTACTTTCACTTCTGGCACTGGGCTTTGTGAGCTCTTGTCAGAATAATGATGAAATCGTTAACGAAACTGCAAAACAGCTGGAGGTGCATGACAAAACAGTTAATGTTACCAATCACGATGGCCGGCCGTTCAGTACAGGAGCTTCTGCAAATGCAAAATTTGTTGCCGGACCTGGCGGAAGCGTTTTAATGCAGGGTTTTTATTGGGATGTTCCCGATGGTGGTAATTGGTGGAATACCGTAAAAGATAAAGTCACCGATTGGTCGAATGTCGGGATTGGTGCTATTTGGCTGCCACCTGCTTCAAAAGCACAAAACGGAGCTTACTCAATGGGATATGATCCTACTGATTATTATGATTTCGGAAATTTTAATCAGAATGGTAGTGTTGAGACCCGTTTCGGCTCAAGAGCGGAGTTGGAAGCTTTAATTACGAAAGCTCACACGGAAAATATGCAGGTTTATGCAGATATTGTTATTAATCATAATAGCGGAGGTCAATCTCAGGCCAATCCTTTTACCGGAACAAATACATGGACGGATTTTTCCGGCGTTGCTTCAGGAAAGTTCCCAAGAAGTTATAATGATTTTTACAAAAATGCTTATGGAAATAATGACGAAGGAGCTTTTGGAGGTTTTCCGGATTTGTGTCACGCGAATCCTTACGTTCAGGACTGGCTTTGGGGAAGAGATGATTCTGTCGCAAAGTATTATAAAAACGTAATGAAATTCGACGGATGGAGATTTGATTATGTAAAAGGTTTCGGACCTTGGGTAGTCAATACCTGGAACTCAAATGTAGGTGGGTTTTCTGTTGGAGAATTATGGGACTCTAATGTAAATACGCTGGAATGGTGGGCGAATAATGCCAACAGCTCGGTATTCGATTTTGCAGCTTATTATAAAATGGATGAAGCTTTTGATAACGGAAATTTAAATGCCTTGAACGACGATATGATGTGGAAGAGAAACCCTTATAAAGCGGTAACTTTCGTTACAAACCATGATACGGATGTCATCAATAATAAAATGTTGGCCTATGCTTACATTCTTACTCACGAAGGATATCCGACGATTTTCTACAGAGACTATGAAGAATGGCTGAATAAAGAAAGATTAAACAATCTTATCTGGATTCACAACAACAAAGCAACGGGAACGACTTCTATTCTTTATACCGATAATGATGAATATGTTGCAAGAAGAAACGGATACAATGGAAATCCTGGTTTGGTTGTTTATATTAATAATTCATCAAATTGGCAGGAAAGATGGATTCAGACCAACTGGGCAAGTCAGCAGATTAAAGATTTCACAGGAAGTTCAAGTTGGTATCCTACAACGCAGGGTGATAAATGGGTGAAAATTCAATGTGCACCGAATTCTTATTCTGTATGGTCTTTAAATCAATAAAATTAAAAAAATAAAGACTTAGTAAGAATTTACTGGAATAAAAAGGCTGTTTCGTTTGAAGCAGTCTTTATTTTTTTCAGACTTAATAGTTAATTATTTAAAAGTCAAACTTCAATAAATTTCGCTCTCTGATGAGGTGTCGGCAAATAACATTTTTGGTTTGCCAACTTCATTCTGTTTTTGGAGACAATATCGTAAATACTGTCGCTCAAAAATTTCGGAAAAAGTTTCCCGATCCCTAAAAGTTTGTAAACTCCACCGAGCAAATTGGCAATCTGTAAGACCGCTCTTGATTTGATAAAATAATATTGCTGAGGTTTCCAAAGGTACATTGTGTTAAAAACCTTAGTATCCAAACCTCTTTCCAATAAAAAATTCTGACCAAAATCTGACTGGAGAGATGCGAACATGAACTGGTCTTTCTTGTCTCTTTCTAAAATCCATTGCACCCAAAAATTGCATACACCACAATCTCCATCAAAAAATACAATATATTTATCGTGCCAGTTCTCCATGATTTTTATATTAAAGCGACATTTTCCGTTCTGTTTCTGCTTTTTCTCTTTTGAAGTAATCAATTAAAATTTTTCTTTGTGCATCTGTCAGTTTTGCGTCTTGATGGCCAATAAAATAAGATTCCAAAGGCATTTCTTTCTTTTCAATCATTTCGATGCATTCTTCCAATTTATGAGCCTGTTGTTTCGGTTCGTATGTTGCAAAGGTAGAGAAATTAAGATGTTTCCTTCCTTCATCGATATTGTTTTTCAAAAACCATGAAACCGGAGAAAAATTAGAATACCACGGATATCTTGTCTCATTCGAATGACAGTCATAGCATGAGGTATTAATGATCGCAGCAGTTTCAGGAGGAGTGTTTTTTATTTTTAAAAAGTCCATTCCCGGAGTGGGAGCGGGGTTCGTCTTATCGATAGGAAAAAACTGAATAATGATAAATGCTACGAGAATTATAACTAATATTTTTTTCATATCCAAAAGTTTCGGGTTTTGTTAATAGATAAAGTTAATTAATTTTTAGTAAGTGAAAAAAATGAATTTTGTGGGATGTAAATGCAGATTTTAATAGTTCTAAATATGATCGGAAATCTTAGTTTTTATTAAATTTAATATAAAATTTAAGTAACTTAATTGAATTATTATTTATTTAATCTCTGTATTAGCGATAAATCAATGATTTATATTAATTATTGTTTTTAACTATTATATAAATATTATTGATAGATTGTATTTATCAATTCACTGTTGTAAGTTTGTTCTGTTTTAACAAAAAATAATTGTAACCAACATAAAAAAATTAAACGAGAATGGAAAAAGATTCTAATGACATCAGTAAATGCCCTTTTCATAACGGAACAATGAAAAAGGAAAATGTTGCAGGCGGTGGAACCAAAAATTTAGATTGGTGGCCGGAACAGTTGAGGGTAGATATTCTTCGTCAGCATTCTGAGATTTCAAACCCGATGGATAAAGATTTTAATTATGCAGAAGCATTTAAAAGTCTCGATCTTGAAGCCTTAAAAAAAGAAATACACGCTTTGATGACGGATTCTCAGGATTGGTGGCCTGCCGATTTCGGGCATTATGGTCCTTTGTTTGTCCGTATGGCTTGGCACAGCGCAGGAACTTACCGTATAGGTGATGGCAGAGGTGGTGCAGGAGCGGGACAGCAACGTTTTGCTCCGCTGAACAGCTGGCCTGATAATGTGAGTTTGG
Proteins encoded in this region:
- a CDS encoding heme-binding domain-containing protein, yielding MKKILVIILVAFIIIQFFPIDKTNPAPTPGMDFLKIKNTPPETAAIINTSCYDCHSNETRYPWYSNFSPVSWFLKNNIDEGRKHLNFSTFATYEPKQQAHKLEECIEMIEKKEMPLESYFIGHQDAKLTDAQRKILIDYFKREKAETERKMSL
- a CDS encoding YiiX/YebB-like N1pC/P60 family cysteine hydrolase, with amino-acid sequence MNQILKNNLFLKTFAAIFLINLLFSCKNSQVSGLRNGDLLFVTAKETGLSGAINNVTQKQKNASFDHIGILEKTKNGTFILHAAPKGGSQKQDVKYFLKDHANDGQRVIVYRLKSQYQKSIPEAIAKAESMLGKPYNFNYILDENSYYCSDFIERAFRKDHIFKLEPMTFVDPKTGKTNTFWEEFYQKKNLKVPEGELGCNPNGLAASEKLERIKEVN
- a CDS encoding DUF4290 domain-containing protein translates to MEYNTQKTQLLLPEYGRIIQQLVERCKELSTKEERSEMALGIIDFMGQRNPQLRDEENYKHKLWDHLFILANYDLDVDSPYPFPTREELAEKPKRMEYPKLQGDFKFYGKSILQLIEKAIELNEGDEKEALIEVIANNMKKSYNVYNKEHVTDDVIFRHLKELSENRLDLTGIDSLEKSKIYYTTNNNNRNNNRNNQNNNRNNQNNKRRHSNNSNNNNHNKRK
- a CDS encoding DUF2207 domain-containing protein, which translates into the protein MKRFLLLFYLLFFTLAFSQENDSIQDNKAGIERITSFHSDINVDKKSALTITENINVHSLGINIKRGIYRALPLSRNLNNKTQKVKYDIISIKRGGVEEDYHEETEDGYLKIYVGNKDVILSPGDYKYEIKYKTENQIGFFNTYDEIYWNVNGTVWDFAIDTVSAKVTLPEGAKILQNSCYTGSYGNDSQDCSSKVLSDNSMEWSASNLGPNEGLTIAVGFQKGIMIPPPPPTFIEKFGILIGGLIIFLSLIFYYYSTWRKYGVDPQKPTVYPQFNVPENLSPASMGYLENESFKNKFLTAAIVNLAVKGYIKIIEGEDSGILGFFNTKTFTLNKLKDPDESLPKEEINLMNTLFTGNDTIKFDGKYNSKIETVVNSFRGTLQFQHDKFLNEGNNYKKVIFPILIMTVVYILGLFISYKIDPEPEKVMGGIAIYVISLVLFFVVSFLSNRVSWKFLIPVPIFVIIALVVFIKVVNSGTELINFNVCYFFIVLGFTSLMIYQYLIKRPSEEKLRKKSLIEGFKMYMGAAENEQLKFHNPPQMTPQVFETLLPFAMVLGVDQIWGEKFDTMVKNMANGTEYVHAWYIGSSINHLSFGNTLNSSLTNSIKSASTQPSSSSSGSGGGGFSGGGGGGGGGGGW
- a CDS encoding alpha-amylase; this encodes MKKTHFLLSLLALGFVSSCQNNDEIVNETAKQLEVHDKTVNVTNHDGRPFSTGASANAKFVAGPGGSVLMQGFYWDVPDGGNWWNTVKDKVTDWSNVGIGAIWLPPASKAQNGAYSMGYDPTDYYDFGNFNQNGSVETRFGSRAELEALITKAHTENMQVYADIVINHNSGGQSQANPFTGTNTWTDFSGVASGKFPRSYNDFYKNAYGNNDEGAFGGFPDLCHANPYVQDWLWGRDDSVAKYYKNVMKFDGWRFDYVKGFGPWVVNTWNSNVGGFSVGELWDSNVNTLEWWANNANSSVFDFAAYYKMDEAFDNGNLNALNDDMMWKRNPYKAVTFVTNHDTDVINNKMLAYAYILTHEGYPTIFYRDYEEWLNKERLNNLIWIHNNKATGTTSILYTDNDEYVARRNGYNGNPGLVVYINNSSNWQERWIQTNWASQQIKDFTGSSSWYPTTQGDKWVKIQCAPNSYSVWSLNQ
- a CDS encoding DUF1801 domain-containing protein; amino-acid sequence: MQIQAVSIEDYISKIPEERQNVFKKMFDAINDNLPKGFSKNISYGMVGWGVPLETYPTGYHCTPGTPLPFISIASQKNFIAVYHMGMYASPELLNWFVEEFPKHSKRKLDMGKSCIRFKKMDEIPLELLAELSKKMTVEDWITIYESNFKK
- a CDS encoding thiol-disulfide oxidoreductase DCC family protein; its protein translation is MENWHDKYIVFFDGDCGVCNFWVQWILERDKKDQFMFASLQSDFGQNFLLERGLDTKVFNTMYLWKPQQYYFIKSRAVLQIANLLGGVYKLLGIGKLFPKFLSDSIYDIVSKNRMKLANQKCYLPTPHQRAKFIEV
- a CDS encoding LemA family protein encodes the protein MITLIIVIALVVLFLLYGVSIYNRLVKLKNLVQEAWSSIDVMLKKRHDLIPNLVETVKGYATHERETLDSVTRARNQAVSANSVESKEAAEKNLNQAMMNLFAVAEQYPDLKANTNFQQLQSELTSIENDIEKSRRYYNGTVRENNTLVESFPSNIIANMYKFEKSPFFELDNIAEREVPTVKF
- the murA gene encoding UDP-N-acetylglucosamine 1-carboxyvinyltransferase, with translation MSGTFQIRGGKRLHGEITPQGAKNEALQILCAVLLTDEEVRIKNIPDIHDVNRLIEILGDFGVKVTKNGHGDYTFKADKVNFDYIKSNEFKKDGAKLRGSIMLMGPMLARYGEAYMPTPGGDKIGRRRLDTHFQGLVELGAEFHYDEEEFFYSLKAKELNGKFILLEEASVTGTANIVMAAALAKGKTRIYNAACEPYLQQLCKMLNRMGANISGIGSNLLTIEGVPHLHGTEHTMLPDMVEIGSWIGLAAMTKSEITIKNVNWNQLGVIPNTFRKLGIQLEQSNDDIFIPAQENYKIQKFIDGSILTISDAPWPGFTPDLLSIILVVATQAKGSLLVHQKMFESRLFFVDKLIDMGAQIILCDPHRATVIGLNQEAPLRGTTMVSPDIRAGNALLIAALSAEGKSIIHNIEQIDRGYENIDGRLKAIGADIERI
- a CDS encoding NIL domain-containing protein; its protein translation is MITPNPNLQVLQNNLNLPKKELILEIELNGKMKFEHLMNTIYNQFGICHKVLSANVEYVNGRSFGSVQLHITVTSEDYQELEFYLNKNKLLNTTVEYVCRKYF